Proteins encoded in a region of the Mycobacterium branderi genome:
- a CDS encoding sensor domain-containing protein: protein MRMPPLLVWCSVLLSVACTRVVGGVAVPAFPGTLSASPVDVDQILLDQGRMQAITGGGEHLTIIPSMDGNAPVDLDALAATAPPQCRFIYADTATFGPDVEDFHKTTFQYPPQGGLISEGAAAYRDTDAAKHAFDVLVSTVESCATTSDGFVYIGDWHADAQSLHTRPGGCGRDYRLKSVVLLEVTFCGFPESVSDIVITNIAANIP, encoded by the coding sequence ATGCGGATGCCGCCGCTGCTGGTGTGGTGCTCGGTGTTGCTGAGTGTGGCCTGCACCCGGGTGGTCGGCGGCGTGGCGGTGCCGGCGTTTCCCGGGACGCTCAGCGCGTCGCCCGTCGACGTCGACCAGATCCTGCTCGATCAGGGCCGCATGCAGGCGATTACCGGCGGCGGCGAGCACCTGACGATCATCCCGTCGATGGACGGCAATGCGCCGGTAGACCTCGACGCGCTCGCTGCGACGGCGCCGCCGCAATGCCGGTTCATCTACGCCGACACCGCCACGTTCGGACCCGACGTCGAGGACTTCCACAAGACCACCTTCCAATACCCGCCGCAGGGCGGGCTGATCTCCGAGGGCGCGGCCGCCTATCGCGATACCGACGCCGCCAAACACGCCTTCGACGTCCTGGTGTCAACGGTCGAGAGCTGCGCGACCACATCGGACGGATTCGTCTACATCGGCGACTGGCATGCCGACGCCCAGTCGTTGCACACCCGCCCCGGAGGCTGCGGGCGCGATTACCGGCTCAAGTCGGTGGTGTTGCTGGAGGTCACGTTCTGCGGCTTCCCGGAGTCGGTGTCCGACATCGTGATCACGAACATCGCTGCGAACATCCCGTAG
- the mnmA gene encoding tRNA 2-thiouridine(34) synthase MnmA: MKVLAAMSGGVDSSVAAARMVDAGHDVVGVHLALSSAPGTLRTGSRGCCSKEDAADARRVADVLGIPFYVWDFAERFKEDVIDDFVSSYARGETPNPCVRCNERIKFSALAARALALGFDTVATGHYARLADGRLRRAVDRDKDQSYVLAVLTAEQLRHAAFPIGDTPKPQIRAEAARRGLAVAEKPDSHDICFIPSGDTRAFLGSRIGVRRGTVVDAHGTVLAEHDGVHGFTIGQRKGLGIAGPGPDGRPRYVTAIDADSGTVRVGAAADLDVWTLTGQKPVFTAGSAPSGPVECAVQVRAHGETVDAVAELAGDELLVRLRTPLRGVAPGQTLVLYRPDADGDEVIASATIAQSRPT; this comes from the coding sequence ATGAAGGTGCTGGCCGCGATGAGCGGCGGTGTCGACTCGTCGGTGGCTGCCGCCCGGATGGTCGACGCCGGGCACGACGTGGTCGGTGTGCACCTGGCGCTGTCGAGCGCGCCGGGCACGCTGCGCACGGGATCGCGGGGCTGCTGTTCCAAGGAGGACGCTGCCGACGCTCGCCGGGTCGCCGACGTGCTCGGAATCCCGTTCTACGTCTGGGATTTCGCCGAGCGGTTCAAAGAGGACGTGATCGACGACTTCGTGTCGTCCTACGCCCGGGGAGAAACCCCCAACCCGTGCGTGCGCTGCAACGAGCGGATCAAGTTCTCGGCGTTGGCGGCCCGCGCGCTCGCCCTGGGCTTCGACACCGTGGCCACCGGGCATTACGCCCGGCTGGCCGACGGGCGGCTGCGCCGCGCCGTCGACCGCGACAAGGACCAGTCCTATGTGCTGGCGGTGCTGACCGCCGAGCAGCTGCGCCATGCCGCCTTCCCGATCGGCGACACCCCTAAGCCGCAGATCCGCGCCGAGGCCGCCCGTCGCGGCCTGGCGGTGGCGGAAAAGCCTGACAGCCACGACATTTGCTTCATCCCGTCCGGCGACACCCGCGCTTTTCTGGGTAGCCGCATCGGGGTCCGTCGCGGCACCGTGGTCGACGCGCACGGGACGGTGCTCGCGGAGCATGACGGCGTGCACGGTTTCACGATCGGACAGCGCAAGGGACTGGGCATTGCCGGTCCCGGCCCGGACGGCCGTCCGCGCTATGTCACCGCAATCGACGCCGACAGCGGCACGGTGCGAGTCGGCGCCGCAGCCGACCTGGACGTGTGGACGCTCACCGGGCAGAAGCCCGTCTTCACCGCGGGCAGTGCACCCTCGGGGCCCGTCGAGTGCGCGGTCCAGGTGCGCGCCCACGGCGAAACCGTCGATGCCGTAGCCGAATTGGCTGGCGACGAGCTGCTGGTGCGGTTGCGCACTCCACTGCGCGGCGTGGCCCCCGGCCAGACGCTGGTGCTGTATCGCCCCGACGCCGACGGCGACGAGGTGATCGCCAGCGCCACGATCGCTCAATCTCGCCCAACGTGA
- a CDS encoding cysteine desulfurase family protein — protein MVYLDHAATTPMHPAAIEAMTAVLATVGNASSLHTAGRAARRRMEESRELIADRLGARPSEVIFTAGGTESDNLAIKGIYWARRDAEPRHRRIVSTAVEHHAVLDAINWLAEHEGAEVTWLPAAADGSVSPAALRDVLENHDDVALVSVMWANNEVGTIMPVSELAAIAAEFDVPMHSDAVQAVGQLPVGFGASGLSAMSVAAHKFGGPPAVGALLLRRDVSCVPLSHGGGQERDIRSGTPDVAGAVGMAAAAQIAVDGLEANSARLRVLRDRLIDGVLTGIDDVRLNGPREARLPGNAHFTFAGCEGDALLMLLDANGIECSTGSACTAGVAQPSHVLLAMGADAASARGSLRLSLGHTSIDEDVDAALRVLPGAVARARQAALAAAGVSR, from the coding sequence ATGGTGTACCTCGACCACGCCGCCACCACCCCGATGCATCCCGCTGCCATCGAGGCGATGACGGCCGTGCTGGCCACCGTGGGTAACGCCTCGTCGCTGCACACCGCCGGCCGCGCCGCGCGGCGCCGGATGGAGGAGTCTCGCGAGCTGATCGCCGACCGGCTTGGCGCGCGCCCGTCCGAAGTCATCTTCACCGCCGGCGGCACCGAGAGCGACAACCTGGCGATCAAGGGCATCTACTGGGCGCGCCGCGACGCCGAGCCACGCCACCGTCGCATCGTGAGCACCGCGGTCGAACACCACGCCGTGCTGGACGCGATCAACTGGCTCGCCGAACACGAAGGCGCCGAGGTGACCTGGCTGCCGGCCGCCGCCGATGGCTCGGTGTCGCCGGCCGCCCTGCGCGACGTGTTGGAGAACCACGACGACGTCGCGCTGGTCTCGGTGATGTGGGCCAACAACGAGGTCGGCACAATCATGCCGGTCAGCGAACTCGCCGCTATCGCAGCTGAATTCGACGTACCGATGCACAGCGATGCCGTTCAGGCGGTGGGTCAGCTGCCGGTCGGATTCGGGGCCAGCGGGCTGTCCGCGATGAGCGTGGCCGCGCACAAGTTCGGCGGCCCACCGGCAGTTGGGGCGTTGCTGCTGCGCCGCGACGTCAGCTGCGTGCCGCTGTCGCACGGCGGCGGGCAGGAACGCGATATTCGTTCCGGCACACCGGATGTCGCAGGCGCGGTCGGCATGGCTGCGGCCGCACAGATCGCGGTGGACGGGCTGGAGGCCAACAGCGCGCGGCTGCGGGTCCTGCGCGACCGGCTGATCGACGGGGTGCTGACCGGGATCGACGACGTGCGGCTCAATGGGCCTCGAGAGGCGAGGCTACCGGGCAACGCGCACTTCACCTTTGCCGGCTGCGAGGGTGACGCACTGCTGATGTTGTTGGACGCCAACGGAATCGAATGCTCGACCGGTTCGGCCTGCACGGCAGGGGTAGCGCAGCCGTCGCATGTTCTTCTCGCGATGGGCGCCGATGCGGCCAGTGCCCGCGGATCGTTGCGATTGTCGTTGGGGCACACCAGTATTGACGAAGACGTCGACGCGGCGCTGCGGGTGCTGCCGGGCGCGGTCGCCCGGGCCCGGCAGGCCGCGCTGGCTGCGGCGGGGGTATCGCGATGA
- a CDS encoding TetR/AcrR family transcriptional regulator, giving the protein MSPARIYGGLTAEQREAGRRARLIDTAIELMGTRGAADTTVTAVCATSGVTSRYFYQHFADRDALLRAVAEQLRTTIQEAILKAIPESSSAPDALAQAPIRALLTMMGDDPRLGRILFVESGTEPTLRQLRSELMASFADLVWQQARLHLDISESAAKVGRLAAIVGVGGVFEVLRRWADGELDYTPDQLVEHCAGLLGSLAAYVLADGGDQ; this is encoded by the coding sequence GTGAGCCCGGCGCGGATCTACGGCGGCCTGACAGCCGAACAGCGCGAGGCCGGGCGCCGGGCGCGCCTGATCGACACGGCGATCGAGCTGATGGGTACCCGAGGCGCCGCCGACACCACGGTGACCGCCGTGTGCGCCACCTCGGGGGTCACGTCGCGCTACTTCTACCAGCACTTCGCGGACCGCGACGCGCTGCTGCGCGCCGTCGCCGAGCAACTCCGCACCACCATCCAAGAGGCCATCCTCAAGGCCATCCCCGAAAGCAGCTCCGCGCCAGACGCGTTGGCGCAAGCCCCGATTCGCGCGCTGCTGACCATGATGGGCGACGATCCCCGGCTGGGCCGGATTCTGTTCGTGGAATCCGGCACCGAACCCACCTTGCGCCAACTGCGCAGCGAGCTGATGGCCAGCTTCGCCGACCTCGTGTGGCAGCAGGCCCGGCTGCACCTGGACATCTCCGAGTCGGCGGCCAAGGTCGGCCGACTCGCCGCCATCGTGGGCGTCGGCGGCGTGTTCGAGGTGTTGCGCCGCTGGGCCGACGGCGAACTCGACTACACCCCAGATCAACTCGTCGAGCACTGCGCCGGGCTGCTGGGCAGCCTCGCCGCCTACGTCCTGGCAGACGGCGGAGACCAATAG
- a CDS encoding metal-dependent hydrolase, which translates to MPQRPVLKARRVQFTLPTGTRKHFAGDDLVMSHLVAMLSAVFPEGEDFFIRSVRNYRDQITDPELQQAVKGFIAQEATHRQQHRMLNERLQDMGYPTARFDRHVTWLLAKLEKVFSTEMALAGTAALEHYTATLAELLLTDEQMLDLLGRSDVRPILLWHAFEECEHKAVAFDVFQAVGGTERTRVRAMRIATAIFLAEMVIQTLRSMARDRASYNPRRLLRSLNDFRKSPLVSAETRRRIASYTRPGFHPDDWDTTELLDRWSKELFDADGNQLAQAR; encoded by the coding sequence ATGCCCCAGCGTCCAGTATTGAAAGCCCGCCGCGTCCAGTTCACGCTGCCCACGGGCACCCGGAAGCATTTCGCCGGCGACGACCTGGTGATGAGCCACCTCGTCGCGATGCTGTCCGCGGTGTTTCCGGAGGGCGAAGACTTCTTCATCCGGTCCGTGCGCAACTATCGCGACCAGATCACCGACCCGGAATTGCAGCAGGCGGTCAAGGGATTCATCGCCCAGGAGGCCACCCACCGCCAGCAACACCGGATGCTCAACGAGCGACTTCAGGACATGGGTTATCCCACCGCGCGGTTCGACCGCCACGTCACGTGGTTGCTCGCCAAGCTGGAAAAGGTGTTCTCCACGGAGATGGCCCTGGCCGGCACCGCCGCGCTGGAGCACTACACGGCGACGTTGGCGGAGCTGCTGCTCACCGACGAGCAGATGCTCGACCTGCTCGGCCGATCGGACGTGCGCCCGATACTGCTGTGGCACGCCTTCGAAGAGTGCGAGCACAAAGCCGTGGCCTTCGACGTCTTCCAGGCCGTCGGCGGAACCGAGCGGACCCGGGTGCGGGCCATGCGGATCGCCACCGCGATCTTCCTGGCCGAGATGGTGATCCAGACGCTCCGGTCGATGGCCCGCGACCGTGCGTCCTACAACCCGCGACGGCTGCTGCGAAGCCTCAACGATTTCCGCAAGTCGCCGCTGGTGAGCGCCGAGACCCGTCGTCGCATCGCCTCCTACACCCGCCCGGGCTTCCACCCCGACGACTGGGACACCACCGAGCTCCTCGACCGCTGGTCGAAGGAACTCTTCGACGCGGACGGAAATCAGCTGGCGCAGGCGCGGTAG
- a CDS encoding lysophospholipid acyltransferase family protein: MSAPTHAWWPRAFCDDTCLQAGAGDAARRSMVALRVLLVLSLVPALPLLAVPLPGRSWAQRAYCRLVLRCFGVRIAVTGGPIRNLPGVLVVSDHMSWLDVVTIGAVLPGAFVARADLLAWPAVGLVARIFKVIPIERDSLRRLPAVVDAVADRLRAGDTVVAFPEGTTWCGLASGPFCPALFQAAIDAGRPVQPLRLKYHHGDGRVSTAPAFIGDDTLLTSMRRLLSARCTVARVCVESLQLPGTDRRELARRCQAAVRDDLAVGDQAWGARLVGRSYRACAS; this comes from the coding sequence ATGAGCGCACCCACTCATGCCTGGTGGCCGCGAGCATTCTGCGATGACACGTGCCTGCAAGCGGGCGCCGGTGACGCAGCCCGACGGTCGATGGTGGCGCTGCGGGTGTTGCTTGTGCTGTCGTTGGTGCCGGCGCTGCCACTGCTCGCCGTTCCGCTACCCGGCCGGTCGTGGGCGCAGCGCGCCTACTGCCGGCTGGTCTTGCGCTGTTTTGGTGTGCGCATCGCGGTGACGGGTGGGCCGATTCGTAACCTGCCCGGCGTCCTGGTGGTCAGCGACCACATGTCCTGGCTGGATGTCGTCACGATCGGCGCGGTGCTTCCCGGCGCGTTCGTCGCGCGCGCCGATCTGCTCGCCTGGCCTGCCGTCGGGCTGGTCGCCCGCATCTTCAAGGTCATTCCGATCGAGCGCGACAGCCTGCGGCGGCTCCCCGCAGTGGTGGACGCCGTCGCTGATCGGCTACGCGCCGGTGACACGGTCGTGGCGTTCCCGGAGGGCACCACCTGGTGTGGCCTCGCGTCGGGGCCGTTCTGTCCGGCACTGTTCCAGGCCGCGATCGACGCGGGCCGACCGGTCCAGCCGCTGCGGCTGAAATACCACCACGGCGACGGCCGAGTCTCGACCGCCCCGGCTTTCATCGGCGACGACACCTTGTTGACCTCGATGCGACGCCTGCTGTCCGCGCGCTGCACGGTGGCGCGGGTGTGCGTCGAATCCCTACAGCTGCCGGGCACCGACCGGCGCGAGCTCGCCCGACGCTGCCAGGCCGCGGTGCGCGACGACCTCGCGGTGGGCGATCAGGCGTGGGGCGCGCGTCTCGTCGGCAGAAGCTACCGCGCCTGCGCCAGCTGA
- a CDS encoding GNAT family N-acetyltransferase gives MSTFSVLLAADRPSTKTPRYSLLLSTDPTLIEAAQRLRHEVFSSEPGFALTGTAGLDADRFDEHCDHLLVREDNSGELVGCYRMLSPAGAIAAGGLYTATEFDMAALDPLRPSLVEMGRAVVRKDHRNGAVVLLMWAGILAYLDRRGYDFVTGCVSVPVRGDGQEPGSQIRGVRDFVLRRHAAPPRYRVHPYRPVIIDGRPLDEIPAPARPAIPPLLRGYLRLGAQVCGEPAYDAAFGVADFPALLDKNRADTRYLRRLRSVSAAAEATRKVA, from the coding sequence GTGAGCACTTTTTCTGTACTCCTCGCCGCCGATCGACCATCGACCAAGACCCCGCGCTATTCCCTGCTGCTGTCCACCGACCCCACCCTGATCGAGGCCGCACAGCGGCTGCGCCACGAGGTGTTCAGCAGCGAGCCGGGCTTCGCGCTGACCGGGACTGCGGGCCTCGACGCCGACCGGTTCGACGAGCACTGTGACCATCTGCTTGTCCGCGAAGACAACTCAGGCGAGTTGGTGGGCTGCTACCGCATGCTCTCGCCGGCCGGCGCCATTGCGGCCGGCGGCCTTTACACCGCAACCGAATTCGACATGGCAGCACTCGATCCGCTGCGGCCGTCGCTGGTCGAAATGGGACGCGCGGTGGTCCGCAAGGATCACCGCAACGGCGCGGTGGTCCTGCTGATGTGGGCCGGAATCCTCGCCTACCTCGACCGACGCGGCTACGACTTCGTCACCGGCTGCGTGTCGGTTCCGGTCCGCGGGGACGGTCAAGAACCGGGCAGCCAGATCCGCGGCGTGCGCGACTTCGTCCTACGTCGCCACGCCGCCCCGCCGCGGTACCGGGTGCATCCGTATCGGCCTGTGATCATCGACGGACGCCCCCTCGACGAAATCCCCGCGCCGGCGCGGCCGGCGATCCCGCCGCTCTTGCGCGGCTACCTGCGGCTCGGCGCGCAGGTTTGTGGTGAGCCGGCCTACGACGCCGCGTTCGGCGTGGCTGACTTTCCGGCGCTGCTGGACAAGAACCGCGCCGACACGCGCTATCTGCGCCGCCTGCGATCGGTGTCGGCGGCCGCCGAGGCGACACGCAAGGTGGCCTGA
- a CDS encoding electron transfer flavoprotein subunit alpha/FixB family protein — MAEVLVLVEHAEGALKKVTSELITAARRLGEPAAVVVGTPGTAEPLVDGLKSAGAAKIYVAESDVADNYLITPQVDVLAALAESSSPAAVLLAASADGKEIAGRLAARIGSGLLVDVVDIKEGGKAVHSIFGGAFTVEAQANGDTPVITVRAGAIDAEPADGAGEQVTVEVPAPAENAAKVTSRQPAVAGDRPELTEASIVVSGGRGVGSAENFSVVEELADSLGGAVGASRAAVDSGYYPGQFQVGQTGKTVSPQLYIALGISGAIQHRAGMQTSKTIIAVNKDEEAPIFEIADYGVVGDLFKVAPQLTEAVKARKG, encoded by the coding sequence ATGGCTGAAGTACTGGTGCTCGTCGAGCACGCCGAAGGTGCGCTGAAGAAAGTCACCTCAGAACTCATCACCGCGGCCCGTCGGCTGGGCGAGCCCGCCGCTGTCGTGGTCGGTACACCCGGGACGGCCGAGCCGCTGGTCGACGGGCTGAAGTCGGCCGGCGCCGCCAAGATCTATGTCGCCGAATCCGACGTCGCCGACAACTACCTGATCACCCCGCAGGTCGACGTGCTGGCCGCGCTGGCCGAATCGTCGTCGCCGGCGGCGGTGTTGCTGGCCGCCAGCGCCGACGGCAAGGAGATCGCCGGCCGGCTGGCCGCCCGGATCGGCTCTGGCCTGCTGGTCGACGTCGTCGACATCAAGGAGGGCGGCAAGGCCGTGCACTCCATCTTCGGTGGCGCGTTCACCGTCGAGGCGCAGGCCAACGGCGACACCCCGGTGATCACCGTGCGGGCCGGCGCCATTGACGCCGAACCGGCCGACGGTGCGGGCGAGCAGGTCACCGTCGAGGTGCCCGCACCCGCCGAGAACGCCGCCAAGGTCACCTCGCGGCAGCCCGCCGTCGCGGGCGATCGCCCGGAGCTCACCGAGGCCAGCATCGTGGTCTCCGGTGGCCGTGGCGTGGGCAGCGCCGAGAACTTCTCCGTGGTCGAGGAATTGGCCGACTCGCTGGGCGGCGCGGTCGGCGCGTCGCGCGCCGCCGTGGACTCCGGCTACTACCCGGGCCAGTTCCAGGTGGGTCAGACCGGTAAGACGGTGTCGCCGCAGCTCTACATCGCGCTGGGCATCTCCGGAGCCATCCAGCACCGCGCCGGCATGCAGACGTCCAAGACGATCATCGCGGTCAACAAGGACGAAGAGGCGCCGATCTTCGAGATCGCCGACTACGGCGTGGTGGGCGACCTGTTCAAGGTCGCGCCGCAGCTGACCGAGGCGGTGAAGGCCCGCAAGGGCTGA
- a CDS encoding electron transfer flavoprotein subunit beta/FixA family protein translates to MTNIVVLIKQVPDTWSERKLTDGDFTLDREAADAVLDEINERAVEEALLIREKEAADGVEGSVTVLTAGPERATEAIRKALSMGADKAVHLKDDGMHGSDVIQTGWALARALGTIEGTELVIAGNESTDGTGGAVPAIIAEYLGLPQLTHVRKLSVEGGKITGERETDDGVFTLEASLPAVVSVNEKINEPRFPSFKGIMAAKKKEVTVLTLAEIGVEADEVGLANAGSSVLSASPKPPKTAGEKVTDEGDGGTKIAEYLVAQKII, encoded by the coding sequence ATGACGAACATCGTGGTCCTGATCAAGCAGGTCCCAGACACTTGGTCGGAGCGCAAGCTCACCGACGGCGACTTCACCCTGGACCGCGAGGCCGCCGACGCCGTGTTGGACGAGATCAACGAGCGCGCAGTCGAAGAGGCGCTGCTGATCCGGGAGAAAGAGGCCGCCGACGGCGTCGAGGGCTCGGTGACCGTGCTGACCGCCGGCCCCGAGCGGGCCACCGAGGCGATCCGCAAGGCGCTGTCGATGGGCGCCGACAAGGCCGTGCATCTCAAGGACGACGGCATGCACGGCTCGGACGTCATCCAGACGGGGTGGGCGCTGGCCCGTGCCCTGGGCACCATCGAGGGCACCGAGCTGGTGATCGCCGGCAACGAGTCCACCGACGGCACTGGCGGCGCGGTGCCGGCCATCATCGCCGAGTACCTCGGCCTGCCGCAGCTCACCCACGTGCGCAAGCTCTCGGTCGAGGGCGGCAAAATCACCGGCGAGCGGGAGACCGACGACGGCGTGTTCACGCTGGAGGCGTCGCTGCCTGCCGTGGTCAGCGTCAACGAGAAGATCAACGAGCCGCGCTTCCCGTCGTTCAAGGGCATCATGGCCGCCAAGAAGAAGGAAGTCACCGTCCTGACGCTCGCGGAGATCGGCGTCGAGGCCGACGAAGTCGGGCTGGCCAACGCCGGATCCTCGGTGCTTTCGGCGAGCCCCAAGCCACCCAAGACCGCCGGTGAGAAGGTCACGGACGAGGGCGACGGCGGCACCAAGATCGCCGAATACCTGGTTGCGCAAAAGATCATCTAA
- a CDS encoding class I SAM-dependent methyltransferase, whose amino-acid sequence MNAFVPDLPDPVLTLTGERTIPGLDVENYWFRRHEVVYERLAPHCAGRDVLEAGCGEGYGADLIAGVARRVIAVDYDEPTVAHVRARYPRVKVEHGNLSQLPLPDASVDVVVNFQVIEHLWDQAQFVAECARVLRPSGLLMVSTPNRITFSPGRDTPINPFHTRELNADELTGLLVDAGFGSVSLSGVFHGPRLAEMDARHGGSIIDAQVARAVADAPWPAELLADVAAVTTADFDLVDAADRDIDDSLDLVAIAVRP is encoded by the coding sequence ATGAACGCATTCGTCCCCGACCTCCCCGATCCCGTGCTGACGCTGACCGGCGAACGCACGATCCCGGGCCTGGACGTGGAGAACTACTGGTTTCGCCGCCACGAGGTGGTGTACGAGCGGCTCGCGCCGCACTGCGCGGGCCGCGACGTGCTGGAAGCCGGCTGCGGCGAGGGCTACGGCGCCGATCTGATCGCCGGGGTGGCTCGCCGCGTGATCGCGGTTGACTACGACGAGCCCACGGTGGCCCACGTCCGCGCCCGCTACCCGCGGGTGAAGGTGGAGCACGGCAACCTCAGTCAGCTGCCGCTGCCCGATGCGTCGGTGGACGTCGTGGTCAACTTCCAGGTCATCGAGCATCTCTGGGACCAGGCGCAGTTCGTCGCCGAATGTGCGCGGGTGCTGCGGCCGTCCGGTTTGCTGATGGTGTCCACGCCCAACCGGATCACGTTTTCGCCGGGCCGCGATACCCCGATCAATCCGTTCCACACCCGCGAACTGAACGCCGACGAGCTGACCGGGCTTCTGGTCGACGCCGGATTCGGCTCGGTGTCGCTGAGCGGGGTTTTTCACGGCCCCCGACTGGCCGAGATGGACGCCCGGCACGGCGGCTCGATCATCGACGCGCAGGTGGCGCGGGCGGTGGCCGACGCACCCTGGCCGGCAGAGCTGCTGGCCGACGTCGCCGCGGTGACCACCGCGGACTTCGACCTCGTCGACGCCGCCGACCGCGACATCGATGACAGCCTCGATCTGGTCGCAATTGCGGTGCGCCCGTGA
- a CDS encoding 1,4-alpha-glucan branching protein domain-containing protein, which produces MFTLVLHTHLPWLAHHGRWPVGEEWLYQSWSAAYLPLLRVLHTLAAEDRRGVITLGMTPVVTAQLDDPYCLDGMYHWLANWQLRATEATTLPEPLRAFGIRERAEADHALEDFATLWHHGGSPLLRGLIDAGTVELLGGPLAHPFQPLLAPRLREFALREGLADARQRVAHTPTGIWAPECAYAPGMENDYAAAEVGHFMVDGPSLHGDTALGRPVGATDVVAFGRDLQVSYRVWSPKSGYPGHAAYRDFHTYDHRTGLKPARVTGRNVPSDAKAPYDPERADRAVDSHVADFVDVVRARLTSESERIGRPAHVVAAFDTELFGHWWYEGPVWLQRVLRALPEAGVRVGTLSDAIAGGFVGEAVELPPSSWGSGKDWQVWAGEKVADLVQLNTEVVDTALSTVDKALTQTASLDGPIPRDQIADQILRETLLTVSSDWPFMVSKDSAADYARYRAHLHAHATREIADALASGRREVAQRLADGWNRADGLFGALDARRLP; this is translated from the coding sequence ATGTTCACGCTGGTGCTGCACACGCACCTGCCGTGGCTGGCCCACCACGGCCGCTGGCCGGTCGGCGAGGAATGGCTCTACCAGTCGTGGTCGGCCGCCTATCTGCCGCTGCTGCGGGTACTGCACACCCTGGCCGCCGAGGACCGGCGCGGCGTAATCACGCTGGGCATGACGCCGGTGGTGACGGCGCAGCTCGACGACCCGTACTGCCTCGACGGCATGTACCACTGGCTGGCCAACTGGCAACTGCGCGCCACCGAGGCCACGACGCTGCCGGAGCCGTTGCGCGCGTTCGGAATTCGCGAGCGCGCCGAAGCGGACCACGCTCTCGAGGATTTCGCCACGCTGTGGCACCACGGCGGCAGCCCGCTGCTGCGCGGCCTGATCGACGCCGGCACGGTGGAATTGCTCGGCGGCCCGCTGGCCCACCCGTTCCAGCCACTGCTGGCGCCGCGGCTGCGCGAATTCGCCCTGCGCGAAGGCCTGGCCGACGCCCGGCAACGCGTGGCCCACACCCCCACCGGGATCTGGGCGCCAGAGTGCGCCTATGCCCCGGGCATGGAAAACGACTATGCCGCAGCAGAAGTCGGCCATTTCATGGTCGACGGCCCGTCGTTGCACGGCGACACCGCGCTGGGCCGGCCGGTCGGCGCGACCGACGTGGTGGCGTTCGGCCGCGATCTGCAGGTGAGCTACCGGGTGTGGTCGCCGAAATCCGGCTACCCCGGCCATGCCGCCTACCGCGACTTCCACACCTACGACCACCGCACCGGCCTGAAGCCGGCCCGGGTCACCGGTCGCAACGTGCCGTCGGACGCCAAGGCGCCCTACGACCCCGAGCGGGCCGATCGCGCGGTCGACAGCCACGTCGCCGATTTCGTCGACGTGGTCCGCGCGCGGCTGACGAGTGAGTCCGAGCGGATCGGCCGACCGGCGCACGTTGTCGCCGCCTTCGACACCGAATTGTTCGGCCACTGGTGGTACGAGGGTCCGGTGTGGCTGCAGCGGGTGCTGCGCGCGCTGCCGGAGGCCGGGGTTCGGGTCGGCACTCTGAGCGACGCGATCGCCGGTGGCTTCGTCGGCGAGGCGGTCGAATTACCGCCCAGCTCTTGGGGTTCCGGCAAAGACTGGCAGGTGTGGGCCGGCGAGAAGGTGGCCGATCTGGTGCAGCTCAACACCGAAGTGGTCGACACCGCGCTCAGCACCGTAGACAAGGCGCTGACCCAGACGGCGTCGCTGGACGGCCCGATCCCCCGCGACCAGATTGCCGATCAGATCCTGCGCGAGACGCTGCTGACGGTGTCCAGCGACTGGCCGTTCATGGTCAGCAAGGACTCCGCGGCCGACTATGCCCGCTACCGGGCACACCTGCACGCGCACGCCACCCGGGAGATCGCCGATGCGCTGGCGTCGGGCCGCCGGGAGGTTGCGCAGCGGCTGGCCGACGGGTGGAACCGCGCCGACGGGCTGTTCGGCGCGCTGGACGCGCGGAGGCTGCCATGA